The genomic DNA AAAAAGCTCCACTTAGGGAAAATGAGACATAACGCATTAATGGACAGTTTTTAAAAGTTTTCAGATTTTGAACCTTTAGAGCTAGTAACCTCGGTTTATTATTGGATCAATCAAAACACGTTTGTTGAATCACTTTTAAGTTGTGTAAGCCCCGATACCTTCCATTCATCATGTAGCTTTGTGAGTTTCCAAATATTCGATAACGAAAAAAATGCCAATCTTTGTGTTCAAGTTTGTGATGTAGTTTAGATCTAAGCATGTTATGTAACAATTCTAGACCTATTTGAATTTGCGAAAGagtttagaaagaaaaaaagttcaGTTTCAAAATTTTCGAAACCACATGTGCAGGTTTTGTTCTATGTATGGTGAATCTATTCTAAATGTCTTGTAGGAATGTTTAACACAACTAGAAAACGATTAACATCTCTGTCCAAAATTGCATAAGTTTTGGCTTTTGAGGATCAAAGACATCCTCTTTTTCTACTAAATATGCAGTTTCCCACCATCACACAAACAGTTATCATAAATGGCACTACAAGAAAATCAATTATTGTCAAACtccaaaacaaacaaacaaacaaaaacctCTAAGCCTTTTTCAGTTGGGTGTTTCAAGTTCCAGATTTACCAAAATCAACACCAACCCTTCTCAAGTAGAAGCAGATGGAGCTTGAATacatgttttattaataataaataaataaataaaaactccaTCAGAGTTTACTACTACAGCCACTTGTTACATAGGAAACGAGGACTGTAGTGTCATCGAGTTTCCCTCCATAATAACGAAATCCAGCTTCTTGTGCCGCAACAGAGAAAGGGGACTGTCTGTTCCTGTCCAGAGCTCGTTTCCTAGCAAGGGCTGCAATCTTCTGGGCCATACCTTGCGGGTCCAATCCTGCCTTAACTGCATCAACTATAACCTCCGTTATCTCCTCGTTATACAAGTTATCAAACAGTCCATCCGACCCGGCTACAATTATGTCTCCCACTGACACTGGCACTGTGAAAACCTGGTTTaattacaaacaaaacaaatgtaTAGCTTAATCTAAATGAATTCAGTTCATTGGATAAATGTTACTCAATaacaattcattaattaaaaaactacaAAATCTGACTTAATACCTGTCCAGAACTTGGTAGATCAGATCCAGTTCCACTCTCAAGTTGATAGGTGAAATTGAAGCCATGTTGTTGCACAGGTGATCGGAAAATTGAAATTCCATCTCTAACTACTATAAATCCACTATCCCCTAGATTTATTGCAAGCAGTCCCTGTAGAGAATTAAAGCCCGATTCCGATTATCAAAATGGATCAATGTAAAATCAATCATCTTCATTCTATTTTGATTTCAGAATCTCAATTTGAAAAGCAAAAGATGATAATGAGAGTGAACCTCAGTTGTAAGGGTTATGATACAAGCTGTTGAAGAACCTTTTGCTTTTGTGAGTGAATGAGCTTTCTCCAGTACTCTAGCTGGATCTACAGAACCCTTCGGCTCATCCCTAATTGCAGCAATCGAGTTAGACATAAGCTCGCGTGCATAGTATCCTGCATTAACGCCAACATCTGCCCATCCACCAACACCATCAGCTACTCCAATTGTCTGTTCTTCTTCACAGATAAAATGAGCATCTTCTCCACCCGTTTTTACCTTTTCAGGATGTGGTAGATAGCAAGATCCAGAAACTAATCTTAGTCTTTTCTCAACGACAACATTCCTGAAATGAGtaataaatagaataataagGAATCTAGCCACTAGGCACAGAAACAGGACTCCATGAATAACATGAAAAAGGAAGAAGAGAACAATAAGGATAACGAATCACATACAGGTCTGAGGACATGGCTGAGTTAACAAGCTGTTTACCAATTTTCAACTCATCAAAGGTCACATCAGCCTCAGCACCATCAGCATACGAGGCGGTGGATGAGGTACGAAACCAATTACTCCGGCGACCAACAAATGAACTGGAATTGCAAGGTTTCTGGGCAGCTGCAAAACTGTATTGCCTATAAACGCCATGCCCTTTTATCCCTTCTTTGAGTCTCAAACTAATACCAGCTTTTTGACAATGATGAGCACCTCCATCGGTAAAGTAAACCCCAGCCGGTTTTGCAAAGTTAGAAAGATTCCCACAAGTTGAGATTAAGCTATCCACCACAATGTCTCCTGCAGATGCAATTGAACCGGTGGAAGCCATTACCCTTGTAAGAACGGAACGCATCTGTCTAGATATACCAGAATCAAAAGTCAGAACAGGACAAATGGGTTCATAAACGAAAGGTCCGCCAAGTGTTTGggataatcataataatatatgttaagctaaaagaataaaaatttataaataagctaGACGATAAGATAGAGGGTTGTGGACAACAGAGCTAAATCACGGACAGGGTATACAATCCAAGGAGCACATAGAGAGCTAAATCATGTGAAAGAGACGGGTGGTATTGCATTTTAAAGGTAACACCAACCAACAAATGGATGATTCTATTAGAATTTGAGGAATTACCTCAGGAATGATAAATCGAGTAACTTGAAGACTTCACTTTTGGTCTTTGCAGTTCTCTATTTCTTCTCATGAACTCAAAACTTCGCCGCTGGATTGGGTCTTGTTCGGATTGGGATTATAATAATCTATTAGGTCATGACAAAAATCCCATTTTGCCTCCCCATTTCTTCTCTAAACGGCAGCAAAACCCTCAACGATTTGCGTCGTCCTCTTTGCAATCAATCGAAGCCAGTCGTCGCGCAAATCATCGGACAACAGAGGTCATCTTCCCCGATTGGGATCCCTTTCTTCTTCGTCTTCAGCAGATCGCCTCGGAGAAATCGCCGTCTTCCTTGTTCTTCTGCTTCTGTCTTTCGTAAatgattgtatttttttgtatgatttgaaaatttaatggaaataatataagaaaaaaattaagattataaataattattaaaccaACCTAACTATGTACGAAAAGATTAGGATTCAATGAAGATATGGTTAGCGTTACTATTAAATTCACATAAACTTATAAGTAAGTgaatttattgaatatataatttttatataataaaatgactTATCATAGTTAAATATTGTTGTAATATTTGATGCTTTAAAATTATCATGTCTAACTACTAATAGGACCATAGAGTATATTGTTCATAGAAAAATGCATATTGAATTATTGATGCAATAACCAAGTGAGACAGACCTAGTggtatatatattgaatatagAGAATATTGAGCAATCACGGTTACTATTTAAAAACATTGTTATCATATAACTCAAAATACTTTCAATAAAACTAATTATCCTTGTACAGTGTacttcataattattttaaaaaataaagtaaaatatgcGTGTAACTTTTAGTCAATTACTTTTATAAGGTCTTAAAGATATGTTTTATGCAATAGTTGAACTCAAgataataatacttttaaattatttaactaactatattactttgttaatttaaatataaaattattatatatttttaatataacataccaattaaataaaaaataaaaacaatttttttttaggtcTCTTCAACTTTAGGGTGACTCTACTCACCCTAAAggttttaacatatttatcatAAAGTGTCAAAATAGAACTCTTTATTTGGTATATTTACCATAAAgggtcaaaataaaattttttattgggTCAGTTaagattttgaatttatttctgTTTGGGTTTTTATGGTAAAATTATACAAGATGAGGGATTGTTTTAACAATTTCAAATGACATTAATTTATTACATCGgagacatttataaataaataaaattttatttgattactttaattattaaattttaattaattaagagtttttattactgaattttaaaaaattaatagtgaaaattttctattagttaaaattcgataattaaaattagtgacattaactaattatttatttataacaaaatttgataataagCTAACAACGTTTGAAATGGTTagaataaaatttcattttttataactttaatactAAGAAGTATTGGTGAGATTTGAAAGAAAGGTCATAAATCTTAACTGACCTTCTCGAATAAAGAACCCAATTTGATAATTCCaccatttattatataaaaatactcaaaaatatttaaaaaattatttttaacttcttTCTTAactatctttttattatatattattttattttataaataaataatatatttttaaaaatttaaactttataactaaccaatttaattatatattattttattttataaataaatattattctttaaaatcttaattttacaattaaacattttaattatatattattttatttcataaacaaataatattaacaatatgtaatatatattaataatccaCCATCATTTCTTTATAATAGTTATATGATTAATCATATTAATCATAGTTAATTTTCTAGAAAagatttctaaatatatttttaaaacattaactccataattaactttttattattattatatattattttattttataaataaataaataataatattaataattgtatattaataattgtatgcgattattaaaatatatttaaaagacaattaattataaaaataattaattttgattggCCACCAAATTTTATAACTTGTTATTTccttaatctaaaaaaaaactaaggattgaaataatattttttttataaaattaaatttaattaagggTCATTTTTAAGAGTTGATACTTAATAAAATTcaagattatatataaaaattttagtgATAATTAGAAAAAGACATTTTTATTATGTCTTTTGAACCTATTAAAAAACCGTCTTTATTtcacaaaattttaactattatttagttcacaaaattttaactattaattagtagaagatttgatttttatttttttttcatattatttttcataatttagacatatatttgatattttaaatttaaaaattaaataaacattgaCACCTAACTACTAACATTGATGTCAAAAATTATGAGAATTTGTACCTAAAAATATCAATTGAAATTGaaagtgttaaaaaaaataaaaaaattcaaaccgaccttttataaaatagtattttatgaaatagtattttatgaaaatatttttaaaatcattttctatttttttaaaattttaaaaatagtttaggaCTTTAAATCTTGaagaaaacatttaaaaaaagcaAACAGGCACTTGGGCAAGTGGATTGTGCATTAGATGGACCACCGTTTCTCGAGACACGGTTCGGGCACAAGCTAGGCCAACTATTGACACTATCTGGGTCGGGTTCAACCGGTTTAACCTTCGGTCAACGTGCAGCATGAAGCGCTTTGGGTGGACCAAGCGCGCGGGTTAACTCAAGCGGAGTAGCAGAGTTTTTGCCAAATTAACTTCGTCTTCAACCAACAGCCAAGACCTATTGCCAAACTAATTTCGTTTCCCCATTTAGAATTTGTCTAATGTGGTCCGGAGTCGTCATTCAACCACAAGGAGTCTAGGGAACTCCGACAGTATTTTCCCCAAAAAATTGAATTTcgatttttaaaatcttaattttcaaATGGGATTTCCAGTAGTTTTCTCATATTTATTAGAATTGATTTAAATAGAAACATCATAAATGGCTATAACTTTAGTTCGATTCAAGAATTGAAAATGTTTTATACAAACATGCATTGTATCGATCAAAATTGATTTGAATATACTCTTAACATCACTAGAATGTTTTGGAAGATTTAGGAGTGACTATTTTTGAGTTAAGACCCAAGAATAGAAACCctgattttagaatttttaattttaaaattgattttttctgTTTTATAGCTTAATTCGTTTAATTTTTACTTccatatatagtttataaatgACCTTAGAATCATTTTCAAACCATAAAATCAAAGAATTAAGCAAGGTTAAAAAACactaaaactgaaatataaaaaaatcatgttttgtTCATGATATTAATTACAACGTGTTTAAAAAACTAACATTGAGTTGGAAAACACCTAGATTTTTGTTAAAACTTTAGAATAAGTCATAACCGAGCTTTGAAGCTCTgcaagatttaaaaaaaaatacttaaaaatttgagaattttaaagGCGGATCTTAATTTGATGGAGGTTGATTAATCTATTAAGACTTGATTCTCCTCCTTCATTTTGGCCAAGGGAAGCTATTTATAGCCATCCATGGTCGGTTAGTTGATAAGTGGATCGAATTCGGGACAAAAgatattaataacttttattacCGGGTCGATTACTATCTTT from Impatiens glandulifera chromosome 9, dImpGla2.1, whole genome shotgun sequence includes the following:
- the LOC124915488 gene encoding probable protein phosphatase 2C 80, which translates into the protein MRSVLTRVMASTGSIASAGDIVVDSLISTCGNLSNFAKPAGVYFTDGGAHHCQKAGISLRLKEGIKGHGVYRQYSFAAAQKPCNSSSFVGRRSNWFRTSSTASYADGAEADVTFDELKIGKQLVNSAMSSDLNVVVEKRLRLVSGSCYLPHPEKVKTGGEDAHFICEEEQTIGVADGVGGWADVGVNAGYYARELMSNSIAAIRDEPKGSVDPARVLEKAHSLTKAKGSSTACIITLTTEGLLAINLGDSGFIVVRDGISIFRSPVQQHGFNFTYQLESGTGSDLPSSGQVFTVPVSVGDIIVAGSDGLFDNLYNEEITEVIVDAVKAGLDPQGMAQKIAALARKRALDRNRQSPFSVAAQEAGFRYYGGKLDDTTVLVSYVTSGCSSKL